The Pseudomonas azadiae genome contains a region encoding:
- the mraZ gene encoding division/cell wall cluster transcriptional repressor MraZ yields the protein MFRGANAISLDAKGRLAMPSRYRDELISRSSGQLIITIDAVDPCLCVYPLDEWELIETKLRALPSLREENRRLQRLLIGNAVDLELDGSGRFLVPPRLREYARLDKRAMLVGQLNKFQLWDEDAWDAVSAADLAAIQQPGAMPDELRDLIL from the coding sequence GTGTTTCGCGGAGCTAACGCTATCAGTCTCGATGCAAAAGGCCGTCTCGCCATGCCGAGCCGGTATCGTGACGAGCTCATTTCGCGAAGTTCCGGACAGTTGATCATCACCATCGATGCCGTTGACCCTTGTTTATGTGTTTACCCGCTCGATGAGTGGGAGTTGATCGAAACCAAACTGCGCGCCCTGCCTTCATTGCGTGAAGAAAACCGCCGCCTGCAGCGTTTGCTGATCGGTAATGCCGTCGACCTCGAACTCGATGGCAGCGGTCGTTTCCTGGTGCCCCCGCGCTTGCGTGAGTACGCCAGGCTGGATAAGCGCGCAATGCTGGTCGGCCAACTGAACAAGTTCCAATTGTGGGACGAAGATGCCTGGGATGCTGTTTCCGCAGCTGACCTGGCGGCTATTCAACAACCGGGCGCCATGCCTGATGAACTGCGTGATTTGATCCTGTGA
- the rsmI gene encoding 16S rRNA (cytidine(1402)-2'-O)-methyltransferase: MNSTAGSLFVVATPIGNLDDISARALKVLRDVKLIAAEDTRHSQRLMQHFGISTPLAACHEHNEREEGSRFIVRLLAGDDVALISDAGTPLISDPGYHLVRQARAAGINVVPVPGACALIAALSAAGLPSDRFIFEGFLPAKAVGRRARLQALKEEPRTLIFYEAPHRILECLQDMELVFGGERLALLARELTKTFETLKGLPLEELRAFVEGDSNQQRGECVVLVAGWTAPQTEDAVGTEAMRVLDLLLKEMPLKRAAALAAEITGVRKNVLYQAALDKQKAD; this comes from the coding sequence ATGAATTCCACTGCAGGCTCGCTTTTTGTCGTGGCGACGCCCATTGGCAACCTGGACGACATCAGTGCGCGGGCGCTTAAGGTGTTGCGCGACGTCAAATTGATTGCGGCTGAAGACACGCGGCACTCCCAACGGTTGATGCAGCACTTTGGCATCAGCACGCCACTGGCGGCCTGCCATGAGCACAACGAACGCGAAGAAGGCAGCCGCTTTATCGTGCGCCTGCTGGCTGGCGACGATGTGGCGCTGATCTCCGACGCCGGCACGCCGCTCATTTCCGACCCGGGCTACCACCTGGTGCGCCAAGCGCGGGCGGCCGGTATCAATGTAGTGCCTGTTCCGGGTGCGTGCGCGCTGATTGCTGCGTTATCGGCTGCCGGCCTGCCGTCCGACCGTTTTATCTTCGAAGGATTCCTGCCGGCCAAGGCCGTCGGGCGCCGTGCGCGTCTGCAGGCGTTGAAGGAAGAGCCGCGCACTTTGATCTTCTATGAAGCCCCGCATCGCATCCTTGAATGTCTGCAGGACATGGAACTGGTGTTTGGTGGCGAGCGCCTCGCACTGTTGGCCCGTGAGCTGACCAAGACCTTTGAAACCCTCAAGGGCCTGCCGCTGGAAGAACTGCGCGCCTTTGTCGAAGGCGACAGCAACCAGCAGCGCGGCGAGTGCGTGGTGCTGGTGGCGGGCTGGACGGCACCGCAAACCGAAGATGCCGTGGGCACTGAGGCCATGCGCGTGCTGGACCTGCTGCTCAAGGAAATGCCGCTCAAGCGCGCGGCGGCCCTGGCCGCGGAAATTACCGGGGTGCGCAAGAATGTGCTCTACCAGGCGGCGCTCGATAAACAGAAAGCCGATTAG
- a CDS encoding penicillin-binding protein activator, translated as MIACLRLLSALCLAALLAACASSPSSSLGDLPRTPDASIEQLLEQATTANTPEKAAMLRLSAADLAYKQNNPGRSSQILAQVPLDVLKPAAQVFASTLAAELAMARNQPKAALTALNHPSLQSLKDLPPKQQIRTGSVHARAYEADGQTLAAARERVAMAPLLSGDAANSNHEAIWALIAALPAEQLQASGNPVLDGWITLAQSVKGAGTLEQQQAAIDTWRAQNPGHPAAVQLPTPLTKLKELASQPLTKIALLLPQDGPLASVGKALREGFMAAHYQAEQAGQKPPVIEFYDSSRLTSIDEFYAKAQAAGVQLVVGPLEKPLVKQLSARPQLPITTLALNYSEGDQGPAQLFQFGLAAEDEAREVSRRARADGLHRAAAMVPRGEWGERVYKAFRQDWEANGGTVMGVEYVDQPVALAQQIADLFQLRKSEGRAKSLQSTVGTDVAAQPSRRQDIEFIFLAVTPQLAQQIKPTLNFQYAGDVPVYATSHVFSASGDKNQYLDMTNVMFCETPWLLNTTDPLRNQVAAQWPQANGSLGRLYAMGVDAYRLAPRLGQLKALPDTRIDGLSGNLGISANQRVDRQMPWAKFVGGDIQRLPDTPR; from the coding sequence ATGATCGCTTGCCTGCGGCTGCTCTCCGCCCTCTGCCTTGCTGCCTTGTTGGCTGCTTGCGCCAGCTCGCCCTCGTCCAGCCTTGGCGACCTTCCACGGACCCCGGACGCCAGTATCGAGCAACTGCTCGAACAGGCCACGACCGCCAACACGCCAGAAAAGGCCGCGATGCTGCGCCTGAGTGCGGCAGACCTGGCCTACAAGCAGAACAACCCGGGACGCTCATCGCAGATTCTTGCGCAGGTGCCCCTGGATGTCCTCAAGCCAGCCGCGCAGGTGTTTGCCAGCACCCTGGCTGCCGAACTGGCGATGGCGCGCAACCAGCCCAAGGCGGCGTTGACCGCCTTGAACCACCCGAGCCTGCAAAGCCTGAAGGACCTGCCGCCTAAACAGCAGATCCGTACCGGCAGCGTGCATGCCCGCGCCTATGAAGCCGACGGCCAGACCCTGGCCGCCGCCCGCGAGCGCGTCGCCATGGCCCCGTTGCTCAGCGGCGATGCGGCCAACAGCAACCACGAAGCCATCTGGGCCCTGATTGCCGCCCTGCCGGCCGAACAACTGCAAGCCAGCGGCAACCCGGTGCTGGACGGCTGGATCACCCTGGCCCAATCGGTCAAGGGCGCCGGCACGCTGGAGCAGCAACAGGCGGCCATCGACACCTGGCGTGCGCAAAACCCTGGCCACCCGGCTGCCGTGCAACTGCCCACGCCGCTGACCAAGCTCAAGGAGCTGGCCAGCCAGCCCCTGACCAAGATCGCCCTGCTGCTGCCACAGGACGGCCCTCTGGCCTCCGTCGGCAAAGCGTTGCGTGAAGGCTTCATGGCTGCGCACTACCAGGCTGAACAAGCCGGACAGAAGCCGCCGGTGATCGAGTTCTACGACAGCTCGCGCCTGACTTCCATCGACGAGTTCTATGCCAAGGCCCAGGCCGCCGGTGTGCAACTGGTGGTCGGTCCGCTGGAAAAGCCATTGGTCAAACAGCTCAGCGCACGCCCTCAATTGCCAATCACTACCCTGGCGCTGAACTACAGCGAGGGCGATCAAGGCCCGGCGCAGCTGTTCCAGTTCGGACTGGCCGCTGAAGACGAAGCCCGCGAAGTCTCACGCCGCGCCCGTGCCGATGGCCTGCATCGCGCCGCAGCGATGGTGCCGCGTGGCGAATGGGGCGAGCGCGTCTACAAGGCCTTCCGTCAGGATTGGGAAGCCAATGGCGGCACGGTGATGGGCGTTGAGTACGTTGATCAGCCGGTCGCCCTTGCCCAGCAGATCGCCGACCTGTTCCAGTTGCGTAAAAGTGAAGGCCGCGCCAAGAGCCTGCAAAGCACGGTCGGCACCGACGTCGCAGCGCAGCCATCGCGTCGCCAGGACATCGAGTTCATCTTCCTGGCCGTGACACCGCAACTGGCCCAGCAGATCAAGCCGACCCTGAACTTCCAATACGCCGGTGATGTGCCGGTGTACGCCACGTCCCACGTGTTCAGCGCCAGCGGCGACAAGAACCAGTACTTGGACATGACCAACGTGATGTTCTGCGAAACCCCTTGGCTGCTCAATACCACCGACCCGCTGCGCAACCAGGTCGCTGCCCAATGGCCGCAAGCCAATGGCAGCCTCGGCCGCCTGTATGCGATGGGTGTCGACGCCTACCGCCTGGCGCCGCGTCTGGGGCAACTCAAGGCACTGCCGGACACCCGTATTGACGGTCTCTCGGGCAACCTGGGCATCAGCGCCAACCAGCGCGTTGATCGCCAGATGCCATGGGCCAAGTTTGTCGGCGGCGACATCCAACGCCTTCCAGACACCCCGCGCTGA
- a CDS encoding YraN family protein, with translation MPERSSAQSGKDAELQALKHLQQQGLRLLAQNWLCKRGELDLVMLDGDTVVFVEVRYRKHAQWGGALASIDGRKRQKLILAAQFFLQKEHRWADSPCRFDVVAIESTPSGIAELNWLKDAFDS, from the coding sequence ATGCCCGAGCGGTCCAGCGCACAAAGCGGCAAGGACGCCGAACTTCAAGCTTTGAAGCACTTGCAGCAGCAGGGTCTGCGCCTTCTGGCGCAGAACTGGTTGTGTAAACGCGGCGAGCTTGATCTGGTCATGCTTGACGGCGATACAGTAGTATTCGTCGAAGTGCGCTACAGAAAACACGCACAATGGGGTGGCGCGCTCGCCAGTATCGATGGGCGAAAGCGTCAGAAGCTGATACTTGCCGCGCAGTTTTTCCTGCAAAAAGAGCATCGCTGGGCTGATTCCCCCTGCCGTTTCGATGTGGTTGCCATTGAAAGCACACCGTCTGGCATCGCTGAACTGAACTGGCTCAAAGATGCCTTCGACAGCTGA
- a CDS encoding phosphoheptose isomerase, whose amino-acid sequence MDMQSRIRQLFQASIDTKQQAMDVLAPHIEQASQVMVNALLNEGKMLSCGNGGSAGDAQHFSSELLNRFERERPSLPAIALTTDSSTITSIANDYSYNEIFSKQIRALGQPGDVLLAISTSGNSANIIQAIQAAHDREMIVVALTGRDGGGMASLLLPEDVEIRVPANVTARIQEVHLLTIHCLCDLIDSQLFGSEE is encoded by the coding sequence ATGGACATGCAATCCCGAATTCGCCAGCTTTTCCAGGCCAGCATCGACACCAAGCAACAGGCGATGGACGTACTTGCACCGCACATCGAGCAAGCCAGTCAGGTGATGGTCAACGCCTTGCTCAACGAGGGCAAAATGCTTTCGTGCGGCAATGGCGGTTCGGCCGGCGATGCCCAGCATTTCTCATCCGAGCTGCTCAACCGCTTCGAGCGGGAGCGCCCGAGCCTGCCGGCCATCGCCTTGACCACCGATTCGTCGACAATCACCTCGATTGCCAACGACTACAGCTACAACGAGATCTTCTCCAAGCAGATCCGCGCCCTGGGCCAACCAGGTGACGTGCTGCTGGCGATTTCCACCAGCGGCAACTCGGCGAATATTATTCAAGCTATCCAGGCCGCACATGATCGCGAAATGATTGTCGTAGCATTGACCGGACGCGATGGTGGCGGCATGGCCTCGCTGCTCTTGCCGGAAGATGTCGAGATTCGCGTCCCGGCCAATGTCACCGCACGTATCCAGGAAGTCCACCTGCTGACGATCCACTGCCTGTGCGATCTGATCGACAGCCAACTGTTTGGGAGTGAAGAATGA